The Anaeromusa acidaminophila DSM 3853 genome has a segment encoding these proteins:
- the budA gene encoding acetolactate decarboxylase, with product MKTVARTITMAFVFLFLFNTFTYAQAANELYQFSTINALLQGVYDGELTIKDLKKQGSFGIGTLNGLDGELIGLDGDYYQVKANGDVLKLTDDAKIPFATSLTFKSDRTAQLHALDYENLQKALDQMKNDTNYFYAIRIDGVFTKVLTRAIPKQDRPYKPLAEAAKEQHVFELTNIKGTVIGFWCPQYINGINVPGYHLHFISEYRKFGGHILTASLQAGNVQMSRIHTFRMELPQGASDFGTAALNKDYSKELKAIEQ from the coding sequence TTGAAAACTGTAGCACGTACGATCACCATGGCCTTCGTATTTTTATTTCTCTTCAACACTTTTACTTATGCGCAAGCCGCCAATGAACTTTACCAATTTTCTACCATCAATGCGCTCTTGCAAGGCGTATATGACGGGGAACTGACCATTAAAGACTTAAAGAAGCAGGGCTCCTTTGGCATTGGAACTTTAAATGGGTTAGACGGAGAATTGATTGGCCTTGACGGCGACTATTATCAAGTAAAAGCCAATGGAGACGTATTGAAGCTAACGGATGACGCTAAAATTCCCTTCGCAACCTCTTTAACCTTTAAATCTGACAGAACTGCCCAACTTCATGCTTTGGATTACGAAAACTTGCAAAAAGCGTTAGATCAAATGAAAAATGACACTAACTATTTCTACGCCATACGCATTGATGGAGTTTTCACAAAGGTTCTAACAAGAGCGATACCTAAACAAGATAGGCCCTACAAACCATTAGCCGAAGCGGCCAAGGAACAGCATGTATTTGAGCTTACCAACATCAAAGGAACCGTCATTGGGTTTTGGTGCCCTCAATACATTAACGGGATCAATGTTCCTGGCTATCACCTGCATTTTATTTCCGAATACCGTAAATTTGGCGGACATATTTTGACAGCCTCCTTGCAAGCAGGCAACGTACAAATGTCCCGCATCCATACATTTCGCATGGAATTACCCCAAGGCGCTAGTGATTTCGGAACCGCTGCCCTAAATAAAGACTACAGCAAGGAACTAAAAGCAATTGAACAGTAG
- a CDS encoding DsrE family protein: protein MLKAVLHVDEPMKWQLTLANTENLIADVGLENVTLEIIANAAAVKIFGPTESEAASVIEKMKALSNHNVKIIACRNALRANSINEDTLPSYITVVPAGITRIIKKQSEGYSYVKP, encoded by the coding sequence TTGTTAAAGGCAGTTTTACATGTTGATGAACCAATGAAATGGCAGTTAACTTTAGCTAATACAGAAAATCTGATTGCAGACGTAGGCTTAGAAAATGTTACTTTGGAAATTATTGCAAATGCGGCAGCGGTAAAAATATTTGGGCCTACAGAGTCCGAAGCGGCAAGTGTAATTGAAAAGATGAAGGCGCTATCAAATCATAATGTTAAAATTATTGCGTGTAGAAATGCTTTAAGAGCAAATTCTATTAACGAAGATACATTGCCGAGTTATATAACGGTTGTTCCTGCAGGAATAACAAGGATTATAAAGAAACAATCCGAAGGTTATTCTTACGTAAAACCGTAA